In the genome of Flavobacteriales bacterium, one region contains:
- a CDS encoding ribulose-phosphate 3-epimerase, which translates to MAHIIAPSLLAADFTELRSAVQIVDESQAQWLHLDVMDGLFVPNISFGPAIIKAIRPLTKKVFDTHLMIVDPDRYISAFKEAGADVLTVHEEACTHLHRTVQAIKAAGMKAGVSLNPHTPIGSLEDIIADLDLVLIMSVNPGFGGQKFIENTYSKLDRLRDLREQKGSRVLIEVDGGVSAGNFRKLVDHGVDVLVAGNSVFGANDPAASILGMMG; encoded by the coding sequence ATGGCACACATCATAGCCCCTTCCCTTCTAGCAGCTGACTTCACCGAACTTCGCAGTGCTGTGCAAATCGTGGATGAAAGCCAAGCACAATGGCTGCATTTGGACGTAATGGATGGCTTATTCGTACCGAACATCAGCTTCGGGCCTGCCATTATCAAAGCCATTCGCCCCTTGACCAAAAAGGTATTCGACACCCACTTGATGATCGTGGACCCGGACCGCTACATATCCGCGTTCAAAGAGGCCGGTGCTGATGTGCTTACGGTACACGAAGAGGCCTGCACACATCTGCACCGGACCGTACAAGCGATCAAAGCTGCTGGAATGAAAGCAGGCGTTTCGCTGAATCCACATACACCAATTGGTTCGCTGGAAGACATCATCGCGGATCTTGACCTTGTGCTGATCATGAGCGTGAATCCGGGTTTCGGGGGGCAAAAGTTCATTGAGAACACGTACTCCAAATTGGATCGATTACGTGATCTGAGAGAGCAAAAAGGTTCCAGAGTCTTGATCGAAGTGGACGGTGGAGTTAGTGCAGGGAATTTTCGCAAACTCGTTGATCACGGTGTGGATGTGCTCGTGGCGGGAAACAGTGTTTTCGGAGCGAACGATCCCGCGGCATCCATCTTAGGAATGATGGGATAG
- a CDS encoding RNA polymerase sigma factor RpoD/SigA, whose protein sequence is MRQLKITKQVTNRDTPSLDKYLQEIGKVKLITAQDEVELARRIKLGDQDALEQLATANLRFVVSVAKQYQGQGLTLPDLISEGNLGLIKAAGRFDETRGFKFISYAVWWIRQQILQSLAEQARIVRLPLNKIGSINKINKAFAKLEQEHERPPTAVELAELLEMTLEEVKVSLNNMGRHISMDAPLRAGDDSGTMIDVMQNDDAPSPLETLMTDSLKVEIERSLAVLAGREADVIRLYFGLNGNPPHTLEEVGQKFDLTRERVRQIKEKAIRRMKQTSRSVVLKAYLG, encoded by the coding sequence ATGCGGCAGTTAAAGATCACCAAACAGGTGACTAACAGGGATACTCCTTCTCTAGATAAGTACCTTCAGGAGATCGGAAAAGTGAAGTTGATCACCGCTCAGGACGAAGTGGAGTTGGCACGGAGGATCAAGCTAGGTGATCAAGATGCACTGGAGCAATTGGCGACCGCCAACCTGCGCTTCGTCGTATCCGTTGCGAAGCAGTATCAAGGTCAAGGCCTTACGCTACCCGACCTCATCAGCGAAGGGAACCTCGGCTTGATCAAAGCCGCAGGACGATTCGATGAGACCCGTGGCTTCAAATTCATCAGTTACGCCGTTTGGTGGATCCGTCAACAGATCCTCCAGAGTTTGGCGGAGCAAGCGCGGATCGTTCGTTTGCCATTGAATAAGATCGGATCGATCAATAAGATCAACAAAGCATTCGCCAAGTTGGAACAGGAACACGAACGCCCCCCAACCGCGGTTGAACTAGCAGAATTGCTGGAGATGACGTTGGAAGAGGTGAAAGTGAGTTTGAACAATATGGGCCGACACATCAGCATGGATGCACCCCTCCGTGCAGGGGATGACAGCGGTACGATGATCGACGTTATGCAGAACGACGATGCACCGAGCCCCTTGGAAACATTGATGACCGACAGCCTGAAAGTGGAGATCGAACGTTCGCTCGCTGTTCTAGCAGGTAGGGAAGCTGATGTTATCCGCTTGTACTTCGGATTGAACGGGAACCCACCGCATACACTTGAAGAAGTCGGTCAGAAATTCGACTTGACCCGTGAGCGCGTGCGCCAGATCAAGGAAAAAGCAATTCGCCGGATGAAACAGACAAGCCGTAGCGTGGTCCTTAAAGCCTATCTAGGTTGA